Proteins co-encoded in one Cytobacillus sp. NJ13 genomic window:
- a CDS encoding DUF6501 family protein has translation MIHLKWHERETLKKVKCVHTDAAKYIVDRALTAGNIYDVKNETEEFYFIVDNSGKVSGFYKDYFQDA, from the coding sequence TTGATTCATTTAAAATGGCATGAACGCGAAACATTGAAAAAAGTAAAATGCGTGCATACAGATGCAGCAAAATACATTGTAGACAGGGCTTTAACAGCAGGGAATATCTATGATGTAAAAAATGAAACTGAGGAATTCTATTTCATCGTAGACAATTCCGGAAAAGTAAGCGGATTTTATAAAGACTATTTCCAGGATGCTTAA